One part of the Panthera leo isolate Ple1 chromosome D4, P.leo_Ple1_pat1.1, whole genome shotgun sequence genome encodes these proteins:
- the ZNF462 gene encoding zinc finger protein 462 isoform X4: MEVLQCDGCDFRAPSYEDLKAHIQDVHTAFLQPTDVAEDNANEPRSGSMNASNQTEVEYSSIKDEFAIAEDLSGQNATALGTGSYYGHSPGYYGQHIAPNPKPTNKFFQCKFCVRYFRSKNLLIEHTRKVHGAQAEGSSAGPPVPGSLNYNIMMHEGFGKVFSCQFCTYKSPRRARIIKHQKMYHKNNLKETTAPLPAPAPMPDPVVPPVSLQDPCKELPAEVVERSILESMVKPLTKSRGNFCCEWCSYQTPRRERWCDHMMKKHRSMVKILSSLRQQQEGTNLPEVQNKSAPSPTSNSTYLSMNAASREMPSANVSNFRSSISNSIMRPNSSSASKFSPVSYPQMKPKSPHNSGLVNLAERSRYGMADMTNSSADLETNSMLNDSSSDEELNEIDSENGLNAMDHQTSGMSAEQLMGSDGNKLLETKGIPFRRFMNRFQCPFCPFLTMHRRSISRHIENIHLSGKTAVYKCDECPFTCKSSLKLGAHKQCHTGTASDWDAVNSQSESISSSLNEGVVSYEGSSINGRKSGVLLDPLQQQQPPPPPPPPPPPPSQPQPPQLQPPHQVPAQPQPQPAPTQQPQPPVPAPPLHPYKCTMCSYSTTTLKGLRVHQQHKHSFCDNLPKFEGQPSSLPLESETDSHPSSSNTVKKSQTSILGLSSKNNFVAKASRKLANDFPLDLSPVKKRTRIDEIASNLQSKINQTKQQEDAVINVEDDEEEEDDNEVEIEVELDREEEPTEPVLEVATSFSAQQIWARDAGEPQKEPNFRSVTHDYNATNGAEIELTLSEDEEDYYGSSANMKDHQVANTALLNTQTPIYGTEHNSENTDFGDSGRLYYCKHCDFNNKSARSVSTHYQRMHPYIKFSFRYILDPNDHSAVYRCLECYIDYTNFEDLQQHYGEHHPEAMNVLNFDHSDLIYRCRFCSYTSPNVRSLMPHYQRMHPTVKINNAMIFSSYVVEQQEGLSTESQTLREILNSAPKSMATSTPVARGGGLPATFNKSTPSKTFTPECENQKDPSVNTVVVYDCDVCSFASPNMHSVLVHYQKKHPEEKASYFRIQKTMRMVSVDRGSALSQLSFEVGAPMSPKMSNMGSPPPPQPPPPDLSTELYYCKHCSYSNRSVVGVLVHYQKRHPEIKVTAKYIRQAPPTAAMMRGSEGPQGSPRPPAPMQQLNRSSSERDGPPVENEMFFCQHCDYGNRTVKGVLIHYQKKHRDFKANADVIRQHTATIRSLCDRNQKKPASCVLVAPSAVERDKTKLRALKCRQCSYTSPYFYALRKHIKKDHPALKATVTSIMRWAFLDGSIEAGYHCEWCIYSHTEPSGLLLHYQRRHPEHYVDYTYMATKLWAGPDPSPPSLTMPAEAKTYRCRDCVFEAMSIWDITNHYQAFHPWAMNGDESVLLDIIKEKDAVENVIPPSEELVGPLNCDNSMPAPLPEQDAECPEDARLSPEKSIQLASANPAISSTPYQCTVCQSEYNNLHGLLTHYGKKHPGMKVKAADFAQDIDINPGAVYKCRHCPYINTRIHGVLTHYQKRHPAIKVTAEDFVHDVEQSADIAQNDVEETSRIFKQGYGAYRCKLCPYTHGTLEKLKIHYEKYHNQPEFDVFSQSPPKLPVSLEPEMTTEVSPSQVSVTEEEVGEEPVSTSHFSTSHLVSHTVFRCQLCKYFCSTRKGIARHYRIKHNNVRAQPEGKNNLFKCALCAYTNPIRKGLAAHYQKRHDIDAYYTHCLAASRTISDKPNKVIIPSPPKDDSPQLSEELRRAVEKKKCSLCSFQSFSKKGIVSHYMKRHPGVFPKKQHASKLGGYFTAVYADEHEKPLLMEEEERGSFEKAEVEGGEAQEIEWLPFRCVKCFKLSFSTAELLCMHYTDHHSRDLKRDFVILGSGPRLQSPAYQCKHCDSKLQSTAELTSHLNIHNEEFQKRAKRQERRKQLLSKQKYADGAFADFKQERPFGHLEEVPKIKERKVVGYKCKFCVEVHPTLRAICNHLRKHVQYGSVPAVSAAVKVGPSSSYVSRPGRVSIWFPSTRIVWWKRKIRASRRPKTPPTCSWMDRKQPKMPLAPWWTGWMVNTACLMECWRMKPGRGDTIVVNVTES; the protein is encoded by the exons ATGGAGGTGCTTCAGTGCGATGGCTGTGACTTCAGAGCCCCGTCTTATGAAGATCTCAAGGCGCACATTCAGGATGTCCACACGGCATTTCTGCAGCCAACTGATGTTGCTGAAGACAATGCTAACGAGCCACGATCCGGGTCCATGAATGCCAGTAATCAGACAGAGGTGGAGTATTCCTCTATAAAGGACGAATTTGCGATCGCAGAGGATTTATCAG GTCAAAATGCAACCGCACTGGGGACCGGAAGCTACTATGGCCACAGTCCAGGATATTACGGTCAGCATATTGCCCCTAATCCCAAACCAACAAACAAGTTTTTTCAATGCAAGTTCTGCGTCCGCTACTTCAGGTCAAAAAACCTCCTCATCGAACACACAAGGAAGGTCCACGGAGCTCAAGCTGAAGGGAGTTCGGCGGGACCCCCTGTTCCCGGATCCTTAAATTATAATATCATGATGCACGAGGGATTTGGAAAGGTCTTCTCTTGCCAGTTTTGCACATACAAGTCACCGAGGAGGGCAAGAATCATTAAGCATCAAAAAATGTATCACAAAAACAACTTGAAGGAGACCAcggctcccctccctgcccctgctccaaTGCCAGACCCCGTGGTCCCACCCGTGTCTCTGCAGGACCCCTGCAAAGAACTGCCGGCAGAGGTCGTGGAGCGCAGCATCTTGGAGTCTATGGTCAAGCCTTTGACCAAGTCTCGAGGCAACTTTTGCTGTGAGTGGTGCAGCTACCAGACCCCCCGCCGGGAACGCTGGTGCGACCACATGATGAAGAAGCATCGCAGTATGGTCAAGATCCTCTCCAGCCTCAGACAGCAGCAAGAAGGGACGAACCTCCCCGAAGTGCAGAACAAAAGCGCCCCCAGCCCCACTTCCAATTCCACCTATCTGTCCATGAATGCTGCCAGCCGGGAGATGCCCAGCGCTAACGTCTCCAACTTCCGCAGCTCCATCAGTAACTCCATCATGAGACCCAATTCCTCGTCCGCTTCCAAGTTTTCACCCGTGTCTTACCCGCAGATGAAGCCGAAGTCCCCTCACAACTCTGGCCTGGTTAACTTGGCGGAGAGATCGCGTTACGGGATGGCTGACATGACCAACTCCTCTGCCGACCTGGAAACTAACAGCATGCTGAATGACTCCAGTTCTGATGAGGAGTTGAACGAAATAGACAGCGAGAATGGCTTAAATGCCATGGATCACCAGACTTCCGGCATGTCTGCGGAGCAGCTGATGGGCTCAGATGGCAACAAATTGTTGGAGACCAAGGGGATTCCGTTCCGAAGGTTCATGAATAGGTTCCAGTGCCCCTTTTGTCCTTTCCTCACTATGCATCGACGCAGCATCTCCCGTCACATAGAAAACATCCACTTGTCCGGAAAGACTGCCGTCTATAAATGTGACGAGTGTCCGTTTACTTGCAAGAGCTCGTTAAAACTCGGCGCTCACAAACAGTGTCACACGGGTACAGCGTCAGATTGGGATGCCGTGAATTCCCAGAGTGAGAGCATTTCTTCTTCGCTGAATGAAGGTGTGGTGTCTTACGAGGGCTCGAGCATCAACGGGAGGAAGTCGGGAGTCCTGCTGGATCCCTTGCAGCAGCAAcagccaccgccgccgccgccgccgccaccgccgcctccGTCCCAGCCGCAGCCACCGCAGCTACAGCCGCCGCACCAGGTACCGGCGCAGCCGCAGCCCCAGCCCGCACCGACGCAGCAGCCGCAGCCTCCCGTGCCAGCCCCGCCCCTGCACCCTTACAAGTGCACCATGTGTAGTTACTCCACCACGACTCTGAAAGGGCTGCGAGTCCATCAGCAGCACAAACACTCGTTCTGCGACAACTTGCCAAAATTCGAGGGGCAGCCCTCAAGCCTGCCACTGGAAAGCGAGACAGACAGCCACCCCTCTTCCAGCAACACTGTGAAGAAAAGCCAGACCTCAATTCTTGGGTTGTCCTCCAAGAACAATTTTGTAGCTAAGGCCTCCCGGAAGCTCGCCAATGACTTTCCCCTCGACTTATCGCCCGTGAAGAAGAGAACTAGGATTGACGAGATAGCCAGCAACCTGCAGAGCAAAATTAACCAAACGAAGCAGCAGGAGGACGCGGTGATCAACGTGGAGGACgacgaggaggaagaggacgacAACGAAGTGGAGATAGAGGTGGAGTTGGACAGGGAGGAAGAGCCGACGGAGCCAGTCCTGGAGGTGGCCACTTCCTTTTCGGCCCAGCAGATCTGGGCGAGAGATGCCGGGGAGCCCCAGAAGGAGCCCAACTTCAGAAGCGTCACCCATGATTACAACGCCACCAACGGCGCGGAGATTGAGCTCACCCTGTCTGAAGACGAAGAGGATTATTACGGCTCCTCAGCAAACATGAAAGATCACCAGGTTGCCAACACCGCTCTGCTGAACACCCAGACTCCTATCTACGGAACCGAGCACAATAGCGAGAACACAGACTTTGGTGACTCCGGAAGGCTTTACTATTGCAAACACTGTGACTTTAACAACAAATCTGCCCGGAGCGTCAGCACCCACTACCAACGAATGCACCCGTACATTAAATTCAGCTTTAGGTACATCTTGGACCCCAACGATCACAGTGCAGTGTACAGGTGCCTGGAATGCTACATCGATTACACCAACTTTGAAGACCTGCAGCAGCACTACGGCGAACACCACCCAGAAGCCATGAATGTACTCAACTTCGACCATTCGGACCTGATCTACCGGTGTCGGTTTTGTTCCTACACGAGCCCGAATGTCCGAAGCCTGATGCCACATTACCAAAGAATGCATCCCACGGTGAAGATTAACAACGCGATGATATTTTCCAGCTACGTCGTGGAGCAGCAGGAAGGGCTGAGTACGGAATCCCAGACGCTGAGGGAGATTCTGAATTCGGCCCCCAAGAGCATGGCGACTTCCACTCCCGTGGCTCGCGGTGGCGGTCTGCCAGCTACATTTAATAAAAGCACTCCTTCAAAGACCTTTACTCCAGAATGTGAAAATCAGAAGGACCCCTCAGTTAACACTGTTGTCGTTTACGATTGTGACGTTTGCTCGTTCGCAAGCCCCAACATGCATTCTGTCTTGGTTCATTATCAGAAGAAACACCCTGAAGAAAAGGCTTCCTACTTTAGGATCCAGAAAACCATGCGAATGGTGTCTGTGGACAGGGGCTCTGCCCTTTCTCAATTATCATTTGAGGTGGGTGCTCCAATGTCTCCCAAAATGTCCAACAtgggttccccaccccccccacaacccccgcCACCAGACCTCAGTACTGAGCTTTACTACTGCAAACACTGTTCCTACAGCAATCGGTCAGTTGTGGGAGTGCTTGTCCACTACCAGAAAAGACACCCAGAAATAAAGGTTACTGCCAAATATATCAGACAGGCTCCTCCCACAGCTGCAATGATGAGAGGGTCCGAGGGGCCCCAAGGCTCCCCCCGGCCACCCGCCCCCATGCAACAGCTGAACCGAAGCAGCTCTGAGAGAGACGGCCCTCCTGTGGAGAATGAGATGTTCTTTTGCCAGCACTGTGATTACGGGAACCGGACGGTCAAAGGTGTACTCATTCACTATCAGAAGAAGCACCGAGACTTCAAGGCCAACGCGGACGTGATCCGGCAACACACGGCCACCATCCGAAGCCTCTGTGACCGCAACCAGAAGAAGCCTGCCAGCTGTGTGCTTGTCGCCCCCTCTGCCGTGGAGCGGGACAAAACCAAACTGCGAGCGCTCAAGTGTAGGCAGTGCTCGTATACCTCCCCCTACTTCTATGCACTGAGGAAGCATATCAAGAAAGACCACCCTGCCCTGAAGGCCACAGTCACGTCCATCATGCGGTGGGCATTTCTAGACGGCTCGATAGAAGCTGGCTACCACTGCGAGTGGTGCATCTACTCCCACACAGAGCCCAGCGGTTTGCTCCTACATTACCAGAGGAGGCATCCGGAGCACTATGTTGACTATACTTACATGGCTACCAAACTCTGGGCTGGGCCTGAcccatcccctccctctctcaccatGCCCGCCGAAGCCAAAACGTACAGATGCCGAGACTGTGTTTTCGAGGCCATGTCCATCTGGGACATCACCAATCACTACCAAGCATTCCATCCCTGGGCCATGAACGGTGACGAGTCGGTGCTGCTGGATATCATCAAGGAGAAAGACGCCGTCGAGAATGTCATCCCTCCGTCCGAAGAGCTGGTGGGCCCCTTGAATTGTGACAACAGTATGCCCGCTCCGCTCCCCGAGCAGGACGCCGAATGCCCGGAGGACGCCCGGCTTTCCCCCGAGAAAAGCATCCAGCTGGCCTCCGCCAACCCCGCCATATCGTCCACCCCATACCAGTGCACCGTGTGCCAGTCCGAGTATAACAACCTGCACGGCCTCCTCACCCACTATGGGAAGAAGCACCCTGGCATGAAGGTGAAGGCTGCCGACTTCGCCCAGGACATCGACATCAACCCGGGCGCCGTCTACAAATGCAGGCATTGCCCGTACATCAACACCCGCATCCACGGCGTCCTGACCCATTACCAGAAGCGACACCCGGCCATCAAGGTGACCGCCGAGGACTTCGTGCACGACGTGGAGCAGTCCGCCGACATCGCCCAGAACGACGTGGAGGAGACGAGCAGGATCTTCAAGCAAGGCTACGGCGCCTACCGCTGCAAACTGTGTCCGTACACGCACGGCACCTTGGAGAAGCTCAAAATCCACTACGAGAAGTATCACAATCAGCCTGAATTTGATGTGTTTTCCCAGTCGCCCCCGAAGCTGCCAGTCTCCCTCGAGCCCGAGATGACCACTGAGGTGAGCCCCTCCCAGGTGTCCGTCAccgaggaggaggtgggagaggagccCGTGTCCACGTCTCACTTCTCTACCTCGCACCTGGTCTCCCACACGGTGTTCCGCTGCCAGCTGTGCAAGTACTTCTGCTCCACGAGGAAGGGCATCGCCAGGCACTACCGCATCAAGCACAACAACGTGCGAGCCCAGCCCGAGGGCAAGAACAACCTCTTCAAGTGCGCCCTGTGCGCCTACACCAACCCCATCCGCAAAGGGCTGGCGGCCCACTACCAGAAGCGCCACGACATCGACGCCTATTACACGCACTGCCTGGCGGCCTCCAGGACCATCAGCGACAAGCCCAACAAGGTGATCATCCCGTCCCCGCCCAAGGACGACTCCCCGCAGCTCAGCGAGGAGCTCCGGCGGGCCGTGGAGAAGAAGAAGTGCTCCCTGTGCTCCTTCCAGTCCTTCAGCAAGAAGGGCATCGTGTCCCATTACATGAAGCGCCACCCGGGGGTGTTCCCCAAGAAGCAGCACGCCAGCAAGCTGGGCGGCTACTTCACCGCCGTCTACGCCGACGAGCACGAGAAGCCGCTGCtgatggaagaggaggagagaggcagctTCGAGAAAGCCGAGGTGGAGGGAGGCGAGGCCCAGGAGATCGAGTGGCTCCCGTTCCGCTGCGTCAAGTGCTTCAAGCTGTCTTTCAGCACGGCGGAGCTGCTGTGTATGCATTACACTGACCACCACAGTCGGGACCTGAAGAGGGACTTCGTCATTCTGGGCAGCGGCCCCCGCTTGCAGAGCCCCGCCTACCAGTGTAAGCACTGTGATAGCAAACTGCAAAGCACAGCGGAGCTGACCTCACACTTGAACATTCACAATGAGGAATTCCAGAAGCGTGCCAAACGTCAGGAGAGGAGGAAACAGCTTTTGAGCAAGCAGAAATATGCAGATGGTGCTTTTGCAGATTTCAAACAAGAGAGG CCTTTTGGTCACTTAGAAGAGGTGCCAAAGATCAAGGAGAGGAAGGTGGTGGGCTACAAGTGTAAATTCTGTGTGGAAGTGCACCCGACGCTCCGAGCCATCTGCAATCATCTCCGGAAACACGTCCAGTACGGCAGTGTCCCGGCCGTGTCCGCCGCCGTGAAG GTTGGACCTTCTTCATCTTACGTGTCTCGACCTGGTCGCGTTTCGATCTGGTTCCCTTCCACGCGGATAGTTTGGTGGAAACGGAAGATCCGGGCCTCTCG GAGGCCGAAGACCCCTCCCACTTGTTCCTGGATGGATCGGAAGCAGCCAAAGATGCCACTGGCGCCCTGGTGGACCGGGTGGATGGTGAACACTGCTTGCTTGATGGAATGTTGGAGGATGAAACCCGGCCGGGGGGATACCATTGTAGTCAATGTGACAGAGTCCTGA